A stretch of the Malus domestica chromosome 08, GDT2T_hap1 genome encodes the following:
- the LOC108170473 gene encoding uncharacterized protein isoform X2, whose amino-acid sequence MWCRMRLSLYSVVKQISKSSQNVFPPIPRHRFFLQDYNILYPHLNKVDILTDVISHLTAIQHLEPKQINQRVAYKCDIHIQNVRREQLTVTLWGDVAEEFCSSSVQALPLPIVVIFTSLKVKLYLDKIVTNSTDCSLLLFDPNIPEVNAYKSVFANCNEPVKILAPFSRQVNEAEILRTTKMFTIDEVAFLDLDLHKNDTFFCKACVKYFDTRYQWWYSAYANCVKQMHKDLTTGQLICQKHPNQIPTPWYKVNLVLEDHTNEINALIIGKSGEKLFGVPCCFDSGEPKLHLVPSKIYSMVHQHM is encoded by the exons ATGTGGTGCCGCATGAGACTCAGCTTATATTCAGTGGTAAAACAAATTTCAAAAAGCTCTCAAAATGTGTTTCCACCTATTCCTCGACACCGGTTTTTCCTACAGGATTACAACATTCTTTATCCCCACTTGAACAAAGTTGACATTCTTACAg ATGTCATTAGTCATCTCACTGCAATACAACATTTAGAGCCAAAACAGATTAATCAAAGGGTAGCATACAAGTGTGATATACACATTCAAAATGTCAG AAGGGAACAACTCACTGTTACACTATGGGGAGACGTCGCTGAAGAATTTTGTTCTTCATCTGTCCAAGCACTGCCTCTCCCAATTGTTGTCATTTTTACAAGTTTAAAAGTGAAGCTTTATCTAG ATAAAATTGTGACGAACAGTACAGATTGCTCACTTCTCCTTTTTGATCCAAACATCCCAGAAGTTAATGCATACAAGTCGGT GTTTGCAAATTGTAACGAGCCTGTGAAAATATTGGCCCCCTTCTCCAGACAAGTAAATGAGGCTGAAATTTTACGTACAACCAAGATGTTCACAATTGATGAAGTCGCTTTTCTAGATCTTGATTTACACAAG AATGATACGTTTTTCTGTAAAGCGTGTGTCAAGTATTTTGACACACGTTATCAATGGTGGTATAGTGCGTATGCCAACTGTGTAAAACAAATGCATAAAGACTTGACAACTGGACAGCTGATCTGCCAAAAGCATCCAAACCAAATTCCAACTCCTTG GTATAAAGTCAATTTGGTTCTTGAGGATCACACTAATGAAATCAATGCTCTCATAATTGGAAAATCTGGTGAAAAGCTTTTTGGTGTGCCAT GTTGTTTTGACAGTGGAGAACCAAAACTTCATCTGGTGCCCTCAAAAATATACAGTATGGTTCATCAGCATATGTAA
- the LOC108170473 gene encoding uncharacterized protein isoform X3, with product MWCRMRLSLYSVVKQISKSSQNVFPPIPRHRFFLQDYNILYPHLNKVDILTDVISHLTAIQHLEPKQINQRVAYKCDIHIQNVRREQLTVTLWGDVAEEFCSSSVQALPLPIVVIFTSLKVKLYLDKIVTNSTDCSLLLFDPNIPEVNAYKSVFANCNEPVKILAPFSRQVNEAEILRTTKMFTIDEVAFLDLDLHKNDTFFCKACVKYFDTRYQWWYSAYANCVKQMHKDLTTGQLICQKHPNQIPTPWLF from the exons ATGTGGTGCCGCATGAGACTCAGCTTATATTCAGTGGTAAAACAAATTTCAAAAAGCTCTCAAAATGTGTTTCCACCTATTCCTCGACACCGGTTTTTCCTACAGGATTACAACATTCTTTATCCCCACTTGAACAAAGTTGACATTCTTACAg ATGTCATTAGTCATCTCACTGCAATACAACATTTAGAGCCAAAACAGATTAATCAAAGGGTAGCATACAAGTGTGATATACACATTCAAAATGTCAG AAGGGAACAACTCACTGTTACACTATGGGGAGACGTCGCTGAAGAATTTTGTTCTTCATCTGTCCAAGCACTGCCTCTCCCAATTGTTGTCATTTTTACAAGTTTAAAAGTGAAGCTTTATCTAG ATAAAATTGTGACGAACAGTACAGATTGCTCACTTCTCCTTTTTGATCCAAACATCCCAGAAGTTAATGCATACAAGTCGGT GTTTGCAAATTGTAACGAGCCTGTGAAAATATTGGCCCCCTTCTCCAGACAAGTAAATGAGGCTGAAATTTTACGTACAACCAAGATGTTCACAATTGATGAAGTCGCTTTTCTAGATCTTGATTTACACAAG AATGATACGTTTTTCTGTAAAGCGTGTGTCAAGTATTTTGACACACGTTATCAATGGTGGTATAGTGCGTATGCCAACTGTGTAAAACAAATGCATAAAGACTTGACAACTGGACAGCTGATCTGCCAAAAGCATCCAAACCAAATTCCAACTCCTTG GTTGTTTTGA
- the LOC108170473 gene encoding uncharacterized protein isoform X1, producing MWCRMRLSLYSVVKQISKSSQNVFPPIPRHRFFLQDYNILYPHLNKVDILTDVISHLTAIQHLEPKQINQRVAYKCDIHIQNVRREQLTVTLWGDVAEEFCSSSVQALPLPIVVIFTSLKVKLYLDKIVTNSTDCSLLLFDPNIPEVNAYKSVFANCNEPVKILAPFSRQVNEAEILRTTKMFTIDEVAFLDLDLHKNDTFFCKACVKYFDTRYQWWYSAYANCVKQMHKDLTTGQLICQKHPNQIPTPWYKVNLVLEDHTNEINALIIGKSGEKLFGVPCKDLVLNQRLVGQQQLPNKLFKYSLFYFLQLGCFDSGEPKLHLVPSKIYSMVHQHM from the exons ATGTGGTGCCGCATGAGACTCAGCTTATATTCAGTGGTAAAACAAATTTCAAAAAGCTCTCAAAATGTGTTTCCACCTATTCCTCGACACCGGTTTTTCCTACAGGATTACAACATTCTTTATCCCCACTTGAACAAAGTTGACATTCTTACAg ATGTCATTAGTCATCTCACTGCAATACAACATTTAGAGCCAAAACAGATTAATCAAAGGGTAGCATACAAGTGTGATATACACATTCAAAATGTCAG AAGGGAACAACTCACTGTTACACTATGGGGAGACGTCGCTGAAGAATTTTGTTCTTCATCTGTCCAAGCACTGCCTCTCCCAATTGTTGTCATTTTTACAAGTTTAAAAGTGAAGCTTTATCTAG ATAAAATTGTGACGAACAGTACAGATTGCTCACTTCTCCTTTTTGATCCAAACATCCCAGAAGTTAATGCATACAAGTCGGT GTTTGCAAATTGTAACGAGCCTGTGAAAATATTGGCCCCCTTCTCCAGACAAGTAAATGAGGCTGAAATTTTACGTACAACCAAGATGTTCACAATTGATGAAGTCGCTTTTCTAGATCTTGATTTACACAAG AATGATACGTTTTTCTGTAAAGCGTGTGTCAAGTATTTTGACACACGTTATCAATGGTGGTATAGTGCGTATGCCAACTGTGTAAAACAAATGCATAAAGACTTGACAACTGGACAGCTGATCTGCCAAAAGCATCCAAACCAAATTCCAACTCCTTG GTATAAAGTCAATTTGGTTCTTGAGGATCACACTAATGAAATCAATGCTCTCATAATTGGAAAATCTGGTGAAAAGCTTTTTGGTGTGCCATGTAAAGATTTAGTACTGAATCAAAGATTAGTTGGCCAACAACAGTTACCAAACAAGTTATTTAAATatagtttgttttattttctgcaACTAGGTTGTTTTGACAGTGGAGAACCAAAACTTCATCTGGTGCCCTCAAAAATATACAGTATGGTTCATCAGCATATGTAA